A single genomic interval of Spinacia oleracea cultivar Varoflay chromosome 6, BTI_SOV_V1, whole genome shotgun sequence harbors:
- the LOC130463686 gene encoding increased DNA methylation 1-like, translating into MKVVKENTVIKCIHGVRKDHIGYGAITRDGIGCYCCGEVFSVASFPRHRGDIFVDKPYENLFIEETKVSLLSCQIEAWNRHSVPARSGYHHVVRRPRVKDNSDDSCVICADGGDLICCDNCPSTYHLKCLGFKGVPEDEWLCPYCRCKYCDRDTVKDVLLTCFQCLKKYHGQCSNKFDKIPSRPQPLTIPFCGNGCWQVYQKLENMLGRNMPTRDGYSWTLIRKMDLDSVGQNSEDLYLKATCNSTIVLAAKLMEESFKLIVDRQTRTNMIQSVIYNCGMNFSRFYTAILQFQGKIISVASLRLPSPELTEIPFIATTEGQRSKGMCKMLLGALEIALIKIGVESIVIPSSEEMEENWQKKFGFEPLDEAMNRKLTNLNTLMFPKTIRLQKVIKHVKKMMLHHDLNLGLVEEKRYSKLLRLCISLFQETSLMFPGNREAEALIRVSSRVSNMHAAQMMNNE; encoded by the exons ATGAAAGTGGTAAAAGAAAACACAGTGATAAAATGCATACATGGGGTTAGAAAAGACCATATTGGGTACGGAGCAATTACAAGAGACGGAATTGGTTGTTATTGTTGTGGTGAAGTGTTTTCGGTTGCTAGTTTTCCTCGACATAGAGGTGATATTTTCGTTGATAAACCTTATGAGAATCTGTTTATTGAAGAAACGAAGGTTTCGTTGTTGAGTTGTCAAATTGAGGCATGGAATAGGCATTCTGTTCCTGCTAGAAGTGGGTACCACCATGTTGTGAGACGGCCTAGGGTTAAAGATAATTCGGATGATTCTTGTGTTATTTGTGCTGATGGTGGTGATTTGATTTGTTGTGATAATTGTCCTTCTACTTATCACCTTAAATGTTTGGGGTTTAAG GGTGTTCCTGAAGACGAGTGGCTTTGTCCTTATTGCCGTTGTAAATATTGTGATCGGGATACTGTAAAGGATGTTCTCTTGACTTGCTTTCAATGCTTGAAAAAAT ATCATGGGCAGTGCTCAAACAAGTTCGATAAAATACCCTCGAGGCCTCAACCACTCACTATCCCCTTCTGTGGGAACGGCTGCTGGCAG GTGTACCAAAAACTAGAGAACATGTTGGGAAGAAACATGCCAACCAGAGACGGATATTCATGGACATTAATCAGAAAGATGGACTTAGACTCTGTAGGACAAAACTCTGAGGATTTGTATTTGAAAGCAACCTGCAATTCTACCATTGTTTTAGCAGCTAAACTGATGGAGGAAAGCTTTAAGCTCATTGTTGACAGACAAACTAGGACAAACATGATCCAAAGTGTCATCTACAATTGTGG GATGAATTTCAGCAGGTTTTATACTGCCATTCTGCAGTTTCAAGGGAAGATTATTTCAGTGGCATCACTAAG ACTTCCGTCTCCAGAGCTAACAGAAATACCCTTCATAGCAACAACAGAGGGGCAGAGAAGCAAAGGAATGTGCAAGATGCTGCTGGGagcccttgaaata GCCTTAATCAAAATTGGGGTGGAATCTATTGTAATACCATCTTCTGAAGAGATGGAAGAGAATTGGCAAAAGAAATTCGGTTTTGAACCTCTAGATGAAGCAATGAACAGAAAATTAACTAACTTAAACACCTTAATGTTTCCCAAAACAATAAGGTTACAGAAGGTGATTAAGCACGTAAAGAAAATGATGCTGCATCATGACTTGAATTTGGGTCTAGTTGAAGAAAA AAGATATAGTAAACTATTGCGGCTCTGCATTAGTCTTTTTCAGGAAACTTCCCTCATGTTTCCGGGTAATCGG GAAGCAGAAGCACTAATTCGTGTTTCCAGCAGGGTTAGCAACATGCATGCTGCACAAATGATGAATAATGAATGA
- the LOC130464009 gene encoding histone-lysine N-methyltransferase, H3 lysine-9 specific SUVH6-like produces the protein MEVDNGGNNKVRVTLYRDFPPGCGCGSSKLPFFIPGKKSVHNYTREFPPGCGPDAPKTTQFDGDSFTWRRGVGAVRSKPLTGDREGTRTFQNLEGNRKGKHLVLSSEGRPKERENVFDLKKDQKLKGKEPVLGNEGRSKERESVIDLKKDQKLKEIKTVPKMKNSGEGEKVVEMLRLFRERCNEISRSGKGVRRVDTTAYGELKNEGKIRNMSALRFGDVPGVEIGDKFHYRIELMIVGLHKQPQSGIDSMEWGKGRVATSIVANERHLDKMNNLNSLIYIGEGGNLKRHEVGVPPDQELKSGNLALWTSMKENKPVRVIRGLVYKKNVGQNLYVYDGLYEVKECEKKKGPLGNMIFEFQLVRCDGQPAVNWQECRRYRF, from the coding sequence ATGGAAGTTGACAACGGAGGTAATAATAAAGTTAGGGTTACGCTTTATCGTGATTTCCCACCTGGGTGTGGATGTGGAAGTTCAAAATTACCCTTTTTTATTCCTGGTAAGAAGTCAGTTCATAATTATACGAGGGAGTTCCCACCTGGGTGTGGCCCCGACGCCCCGAAAACCACCCAATTTGATGGAGATTCCTTCACTTGGAGGCGCGGTGTTGGTGCTGTGAGAAGTAAGCCGTTAACGGGTGATCGAGAAGGTACTAGAACATTCCAGAATTTGGAGGGAAATAGAAAGGGGAAACACCTTGTATTGAGCAGTGAGGGAAGgccaaaggagagagaaaatgtgttTGACTTGAAGAAAGACCAGAAACTCAAGGGGAAAGAGCCTGTATTGGGCAATGAAGGAAGgtcaaaggagagagaaagtgtgatTGACTTGAAGAAAGATCAGAAACTTAAGGAGATAAAAACAGTTCCAAAGATGAAGAATTCTGGGGAGGGGGAGAAAGTGGTTGAAATGCTGAGGTTGTTTAGGGAAAGGTGTAATGAAATCTCAAGGAGTGGTAAAGGGGTTAGGAGAGTTGATACAACAGCTTATGGGGAGTTGAAAAATGAAGGGAAAATAAGGAATATGTCAGCATTGAGATTTGGGGATGTTCCTGGTGTAGAAATTGGGGATAAGTTTCATTATAGGATAGAATTGATGATTGTTGGATTGCATAAGCAACCTCAAAGTGGGATTGATAGTATGGAATGGGGTAAGGGTCGAGTAGCAACTAGTATTGTTGCAAATGAGAGGCATTTAGACAAGATGAATAATCTAAATTCCTTGATTTATATTGGTGAAGGAGGAAATCTTAAACGCCATGAAGTTGGGGTTCCTCCTGACCAGGAACTTAAGTCTGGGAATCTTGCATTGTGGACTAGTATGAAGGAGAATAAGCCTGTTAGAGTGATTAGGGGGCTTGTATATAAGAAGAATGTTGGTCAGAATTTGTATGTGTATGATGGTTTGTATGAAGTCAAGGAATGTGAGAAGAAGAAAGGGCCACTAGGGAATATGATCTTCGAGTTTCAGTTGGTTCGGTGTGATGGACAGCCTGCAGTGAATTGGCAAGAGTGTAGGAGGTATCGGTTTTGA
- the LOC110794954 gene encoding histone-lysine N-methyltransferase, H3 lysine-9 specific SUVH5-like, producing the protein MLKLFRERFDKITETRDESERGRVDIKAMNELTKEGKIIKRCSSIIGPVPGVEVGDRFRYRVELVIVGLHKHNERGIDTTTDSSGLKKVATCVVANSDHFDKINDPNILTYIGEGGKPRGKTVGNPNPKLDSKPSDQELKGGNLALLESKMSSSPVRVVKGFKVNRMCPRRGRTVERTEYIYDGLYEVKSCEKKQGLMKNWIFEFELFRCPGQPDICLKGCKR; encoded by the coding sequence atgttgaaattatttaggGAAAGGTTTGATAAAATTACTGAAACAAGAGATGAGAGTGAAAGAGGAAGGGTTGATATAAAGGCGATGAACGAGTTGACAAAAGAAGGGAAAATAATCAAACGGTGTTCATCGATAATTGGACCCGTACCCGGTGTTGAAGTCGGGGACAGGTTCCGTTACCGGGTCGAACTCGTCATCGTTGGTTTACACAAGCATAACGAACGTGGGATCGACACGACAACCGACTCATCCGGGCTTAAAAAGGTTGCCACGTGTGTTGTGGCGAATTCGGATCATTTTGACAAGATTAATGACCCGAATATCTTGACGTACATTGGTGAGGGCGGGAAACCACGAGGGAAAACGGTGGGGAACCCGAATCCGAAATTGGATTCGAAGCCGAGTGATCAAGAGCTCAAGGGTGGGAATCTTGCGTTGTTGGAGAGTAAGATGTCGAGTAGTCCAGTTAGGGTTGTTAAAGGGTTTAAAGTTAATCGGATGTGTCCTCGTCGTGGACGTACGGTTGAAAGGACTGAGTATATATATGATGGGTTGTATGAGGTGAAAAGTTGTGAGAAGAAGCAAGGGTTGATGAAGAACTGGATCTTTGAGTTTGAGTTGTTTAGGTGCCCTGGACAACCTGATATTTGTCTGAAAGGTTGTAAGAGATAA